The Pochonia chlamydosporia 170 chromosome 1, whole genome shotgun sequence genome window below encodes:
- a CDS encoding ABC transporter CDR4 (similar to Aspergillus terreus NIH2624 XP_001209824.1), with amino-acid sequence MAPTTAGASNHEDDVAPELLVGNDAAQAQASQDASHEHRRGSIEAPTPAAADSDSDELEPITRRGTQAMMDDHDRNELVRIATALSRRRSSVAAQPVPSTTLGDIDENAPAFNPEHRDFDLEKWLRRFIEQLSEEGISEKSMGVSYRNLDVFGSGEALQLQDTVGSMVAAPLKLGQFFSFNKKEHKQILHSFDGFMKPGELLIVLGRPGSGCSTLLKTICGELEGLKVGEKSKIHYNGITQKQMIEEFKGETVYNQEVDKHFPHLTVGQTLEFAASVRTPQHRIQDMSRVEYCQYIAKVVMAVFGLSHTYNTKVGNDFVRGVSGGERKRVSIAEMVVAGSPFTAWDNSTRGLDSATALKFVQALRLASDLGHQANAVAIYQASQSIYDLFDKATVLYEGRQIYFGPASQAKRYFEKQGWFCPTRQTTGDFLTSVTNPQERVAREGYENKVPRTPEDFERLWRQSPEYQALIGDMDTYDKEYLGERQGESIAQFREQKNFRQAKHVRPKSPYIISLWMQVRLCTKRAYQRIWNDISATATQAISNVVMALIIGSIFYGQPAATVSFYGRGSVLFMAILMNALTSISEITGLYDQRPIVEKHASYAFYHPAAEAAAGIVADIPVKFVTAVCFNLVLYFLADLRRQPGPFFLYFLITYTSTFVMSAVFRTMAAATKTVSQAMTLSGVLVLALVIYTGFAIPVPLMHPWFSWIRWINPVFYAFEILVANEFHNRDFTCSSIVPPYSPNIGDSWVCNVAGAVPGQYTVSGDAFIATNYEYYYSHVWRNFGILIAFLIFFLATYFCTVELNSATSSTAEALVFRRGHVPAYLQKGGKHAVQNDEAPTTPDEKNMNGENGVQVKALAPHKDVFTWRDVVYDIEIKGEPRRLLDHVSGWVKPGTLTALMGVSGAGKTTLLDALAQRTTMGVITGDMLVNGKPLDPSFQRNTGYVQQQDLHLETATVRESLRFSAMLRQPKSVSKKEKYEFVEEVIQMLKMEDFANAVVGVPGQGLNVEQRKLLTIGVELAAKPKLLLFLDEPTSGLDSQSSWAICAFLRKLADSGQAILCTIHQPSAVLFQAFDRLLFLAKGGKTVYFGNIGDNSRTLLDYFESNGGRQCGDNENPAEYMLEVVNKGQNDKGEDWHEVWHASPEREAVMQEMEAIHREKLQEPSTEGGAAVKHTEFAMPFFTQLQVVTHRIFQQYWRMPSYIFAKFALGIFAGLFIGFTFFDAPATIGGTQNVIFNTFMLTTIFSSIVQQIQPLFVTQRSLYEVRERPSKAYSWMAFIFANIVVEIPYQIFTAILIWAASYYPVIGIQSSDRQGLVLAFVIQLFIYASAFAHMAIVAMPDAHTAGSIVNVLSIMSIIFSGVLQTATALPGFWIFMYRVSPFTYWIGGIVGTELHGRQITCSESEANIFNPPPNMTCGEYLQPLLEQAPGTLQNPEATSQCRYCSVSNADQLLAGSGIFWSERFRNFGIMWAYIAFNIFMAVLLYYLFRVKRWRK; translated from the exons atggctcctACAACGGCTGGAGCTTCAAATCATGAAGACGATGTTGCTCCAGAGCTTCTCGTTGGTAATGACGCTGCTCAAGCCCAAGCCTCTCAAGATGCCTCACATGAACACAGAAGAGGCTCTATCGAGGCTCCCACGCCCGCTGCTGCAGACTCCGATTCTGATGAGCTCGAACCCATCACCCGTCGAGGAACCCAGGCCATGATGGACGATCATGACAGAAACGAATTGGTACGAATTGCTACAGCACTGTCCCGTCGTCGTTCCAGTGTAGCCGCTCAGCCTGTTCCCTCAACCACTCTGGGCGATATCGACGAGAATGCCCCGGCTTTCAATCCCGAGCATAGAGATTTTGATCTTGAAAAGTGGCTTCGCCGATTCATCGAACAGCTTAGCGAAGAGGGCATTTCCGAGAAGAGCATGGGAGTCTCTTATCGAAACCTTGACGTCTTCGGTTCGGGCGAAGCTTTACAGCTTCAAGACACTGTTGGATCCATGGTAGCAGCTCCTCTGAAACTTGGTCaattcttcagcttcaacaaaaAGGAGCACAAGCAAATTTTACACAGCTTTGATGGATTTATGAAACCTGGCGAGCTTTTGATTGTCCTTGGTCGCCCTGGATCTGGTTGCAGCACCCTCCTGAAGACAATTTGTGGCGAATTGGAAGGCCTTAAGGTTGGGGAGAAGTCCAAGATTCACTACAATGGCATCACTCAGAAGCAAATGATTGAGGAATTCAAGGGAGAAACCGTTTATAACCAAGAG GTTGACAAGCACTTCCCCCATCTTACGGTTGGTCAAACCCTCGAGTTTGCTGCCTCCGTTCGTACTCCACAGCATCGAATTCAAGACATGTCCCGCGTCGAGTACTGCCAATATATTGCCAAGGTTGTCATGGCTGTCTTTGGACTGAGCCACACTTATAACACGAAGGTCGGAAACGACTTCGTCCGAGGTGTCTCAGGTGGTGAGCGAAAGCGAGTCAGTATTGCTGAGATGGTTGTGGCCGGTTCGCCATTTACTGCGTGGGATAATAG TACACGTGGTCTTGACTCGGCGACAGCTCTCAAGTTCGTGCAAGCACTTCGACTAGCCTCCGATCTTGGTCACCAAGCCAATGCAGTGGCCATCTATCAAGCAAGTCAGTCTATTTATGACTTGTTTGACAAGGCGACCGTTCTGTATGAAGGCCGCCAAATCTATTTTGGCCCTGCTAGTCAGGCCAAGCGCTATTTTGAAAAGCAAGGATGGTTCTGTCCTACCCGTCAGACTACTGGAGACTTCTTGACCTCAGTAACAAACCCCCAAGAGCGAGTTGCTCGCGAAGGTTATGAGAACAAGGTCCCTCGCACCCCCGAGGATTTCGAGCGACTCTGGCGTCAATCCCCAGAGTACCAAGCTCTGATAGGTGACATGGATACATATGACAAGGAATACCTTGGTGAGCGGCAGGGCGAGAGCATTGCTCAGTTCAGAGAACAAAAGAACTTCCGACAGGCAAAGCATGTCCGCCCAAAGTCGCCTTATATCATCAGTCTCTGGATGCAGGTCAGGCTCTGTACGAAACGAGCTTACCAGCGAATTTGGAACGACATCTCGGCAACTGCCACCCAAGCTATATCTAATGTCGTCATGGCACTCATTATTGGTTCAATCTTCTACGGTCAACCTGCTGCCACCGTAAGTTTCTACGGTCGTGGCTCTGTTCTCTTCATGGCTATTCTCATGAACGCCTTAACTTCCATCTCCGAGATTACTGGGTTGTATGATCAGCGACCGATTGTCGAAAAACATGCCTCTTACGCTTTCTACCATCCTGCTGCAGAGGCTGCAGCTGGAATTGTTGCTGATATTCCTGTCAAGTTTGTTACAGCCGTATGCTTTAATCTCGTGTTGTACTTCTTGGCAGATCTACGTCGCCAGCCAGGTCCGTTCTTCCTGTACTTCTTGATCACCTACACATCTACCTTTGTCATGTCTGCGGTGTTCAGGACTAtggccgccgccaccaagacCGTTTCGCAGGCCATGACGTTGTCAGGCGTGTTGGTTCTGGCCTTGGTTATCTATACTGGATTCGCCATCCCCGTTCCTCTGATGCACCCGTGGTTCAGTTGGATCAGATGGATCAATCCAGTGTTTTATGCCTTTGAGATTCTGGTGGCCAACGAATTCCATAATCGGGACTTCACTTGTTCCAGCATTGTGCCACCGTACTCACCTAACATTGGAGATTCTTGGGTATGTAACGTTGCTGGTGCCGTGCCTGGACAGTACACTGTGAGCGGTGATGCTTTTATTGCCACAAACTATGAGTACTACTACTCGCATGTGTGGAGAAACTTTGGTATTCTGATCGCTTTTCTGatattcttcttggccacCTACTTCTGTACCGTGGAACTAAACTCTGCCACCTCAAGTACCGCTGAGGCTCTCGTTTTCCGACGCGGTCATGTTCCTGCTTATCTTCAGAAAGGCGGAAAGCATGCTGTTCAGAACGATGAAGCTCCGACCACACCAGATGAGAAGAATATGAACGGCGAAAACGGTGTCCAGGTGAAAGCACTCGCACCACATAAGGATGTTTTCACCTGGCGTGACGTCGTGTACGACATTGAGATTAAGGGCGAACCTCGACGGCTTTTGGATCACGTTTCTGGTTGGGTTAAGCCAGGCACACTCACTGCGCTCATGGGAGTCAGCGGTGCTGGTAAGACTACCTTGTTGGACGCCCTCGCCCAAAGAACAACTATGGGAGTCATCACTGGAGACATGCTGGTCAATGGCAAACCCCTCGATCCTAGCTTCCAGAGGAACACTGGTTATGTACAACAGCAAGACTTGCATCTTGAGACTGCAACCGTCCGCGAAAGTTTACGATTCAGCGCCATGCTCCGTCAGCCCAAGTCAGTaagcaagaaggagaagtATGAGTTTGTTGAAGAGGTCATTCAAATGCTCAAAATGGAAGATTTTGCAAATGCAGTTGTTGGTGTTCCAGGCCAAGGACTGAACGTTGAACAGCGGAAACTTCTCACAATTGGCGTTGAACTGGCCGCTAAAcccaagctcctcctctttcttgATGAGCCTACATCCGGTCTTGACTCCCAAAGCTCTTGGGCTATTTGTGCCTTCTTGCGCAAACTGGCAGACTCTGGCCAAGCAATTCTTTGTACCATCCATCAGCCCAGCGCCGTATTATTTCAAGCGTTCGATCGCCTGTTGTTCCTCGCGAAAGGTGGCAAGACTGTTTactttggcaacattggTGACAACTCACGCACCCTGCTTGATTACTTTGAGAGCAACGGTGGTCGCCAGTGTGGCGATAACGAGAATCCAGCCGAGTATATGCTTGAAGTAGTGAACAAGGGTCAAAACGACAAGGGAGAAGACTGGCACGAGGTATGGCATGCTAGCCCCGAAAGGGAGGCGGTCATGCAGGAAATGGAAGCTATTCATCGGGAGAAGCTCCAGGAACCGTCAACCGAAGGCGGTGCCGCTGTCAAGCACACGGAGTTCGCCATGCCTTTCTTTACCCAGCTTCAGGTAGTCACCCACCGTATCTTCCAGCAGTACTGGAGAATGCCCAGCTACAtctttgccaagtttgcGTTGGGTATTTTTGCTGGTCTCTTCATTGGTTTCACATTCTTCGATGCCCCAGCAACAATTGGCGGCACGCAGaatgtcatcttcaacacctTTATGCTTACTACCATCTTCTCGTCAATTGTTCAGCAG ATTCAACCCCTCTTCGTCACTCAACGGTCCCTTTACGAAGTTCGTGAGCGCCCCAGCAAAGCGTACTCCTGGATGGCATTCATCTTTGCAAACATTGTGGTCGAGATTCCGTATCAAATATTCACCGCCATTCTGATTTGGGCCGCTTCGTACTACCCCGTCATCGGTATCCAAAGCTCCGATAGACAAGGGCTGGTCTTGGCTTTTGTCATCCAGTTGTTCATCTACGCCAGTGCTTTTGCACACATGGCTATTGTTGCAATGCCTGATGCACACACTGCAGGAAGCATCGTGAATGTTCTTTCTATTATGAGCATTATCTTTAGCGGTGTGTTGCAGACAGCAACAGCACTACCTGGGTTCTG GATTTTCATGTACCGTGTGAGTCCCTTCACTTACTGGATCGGTGGAATCGTCGGAACTGAACTCCACGGCCGCCAAATCACTTGCTCTGAGAGTGAGGcaaacatcttcaacccTCCACCGAACATGACTTGTGGAGAGTATTTGCAACCTCTTCTTGAGCAGGCACCTGGTACTCTGCAAAACCCGGAGGCCACCTCACAATGCCGATACTGTAGTGTCAGCAATGCGGACCAGCTCTTGGCTGGGTCAGGCATCTTCTGGAGTGAGCGATTCCGCAATTTTGGAATCATGTGGGCATATATTGCTTTCAATATTTTCATGGCCGTTTTGTTATACTATCTCTTCCGTGTCAAGAGATGGCGCAAGTAG
- a CDS encoding chromosome transmission fidelity protein (similar to Chaetomium thermophilum var. thermophilum DSM 1495 XP_006690666.1): MALDTDPGPCRACHHPRPPAGPRGSAITSLLAMDDAAGRGCVICGLLSRGLRQVVARSLVPNRVDRGDGDGNGVVNVDDDAVGRLRIDFNMTNSGRSLELHLFGLGITVSASVPTKSPWLQQMLPDLPISHHVPDATSSATTLTWIEACLKSCDDHHLACRTSSQHTPNVQIRLLDLEAGDPAVVQLIDSTSQTGHYACLSHCWGHSTNAFSTLSTNLDTHKAGISLHELPLTFAETITLLRKLHIRYLWIDSLCIIQDDELDWHQQAAQMATIYRNAYMVVSAAKASNAKDGLYSSVAPEFALHPLVYSDGDFGPETICFRRAFTHLPSYMDHRLGAKATSFPTFNRAWIFQERFLATRVIHFGPSELIWECHECTVCQCRDGDILNTQTPCIASQNLNKQINHISHPKSYFGASALSFQAEQEVQIRWHRLVEEYSKLHMSYERDIYPAISGLAQVFHACLKMQYCAGLWKENLIGDMVWHPEPKYRDESSWSKRPRHWRAPTWSWASITSPVKYLSDSSGLTSFCSLVDARCVPSGQDPMGQLVCAEALIRSHVIKTTFTYRTWNEQTSKSPWNLFDLELARGRIANVWADYDCSLPGADYLPPSSEILVIVLGEKMSSKALEALLLVPGDVSPGQYERYERIGLVEFSRPPGLMGEGLDPWLKYLSCRSEQIEIRLV, translated from the exons ATGGCGTTAGACACCGATCCTGGCCCGTGCCGGGCTTGCCATCACCCTCGGCCGCCAGCAGGGCCCCGGGGGTCCGCCATCACCAGTCTTTTGGCAATGGATGACGCTGCCGGTCGTGGTTGCGTCATTTGCGGACTTCTTTCTCGTGGTCTTCGTCAGGTTGTGGCGAGGAGCCTGGTGCCAAATCGTGTTGATcgcggtgatggtgatggtaaTGGTGTCGTTaatgttgacgacgatgccgtGGGCAGGCTGAGAATTGACTTCAACATGACAAACTCTGGGCGGAGTTTGGAGTTGCATCTCTTTGGATTAGGCATCACCGTGTCAGCAAGCGTACCCACAA AATCACCATGGCTTCAACAGATGCTCCCTGACCTGCCCATAAGCCATCATGTGCCGGACGCAACATCATCCGCTACCACCTTGACATGGATAGAGGCATGTTTGAAAAGTTGTGATGACCATCATCTCGCCTGCAGAACATCGTCACAGCACACTCCTAACGTGCAAATACGGCTACTAGATTTGGAAGCTGGAGATCCTGCCGTCGTTCAATTGATCGACTCTACTAGTCAGACTGGTCATTATGCCTGCCTCAGCCATTGCTGGGGCCACAGCACCAATGCCTTCTCAACTCTATCTACTAATCTGGATACCCACAAGGCTGGCATTTCACTACATGAGCTGCCTTTAACATTTGCAGAAACCATTACTCTTCTTCGAAAACTACATATTCGGTACCTCTGGATCGACAGCTTGTGTATCATCCAGGACGATGAGCTTGACTGGCACCAACAGGCAGCTCAAATGGCCACAATATATCGGAATGCCTACATGGTAGTGTCGGCCGCAAAGGCATCAAATGCTAAAGATGGGCTCTATTCATCCGTAGCTCCCGAATTTGCCTTGCATCCCCTTGTTTATTCAGACGGTGACTTTGGTCCAGAAACCATTTGCTTCCGCCGTGCCTTTACTCACCTACCCAGCTACATGGACCATCGCCTTGGTGCGAAAGCTACCTCCTTCCCAACATTCAACAGGGCTTGGATCTTCCAGGAGCGGTTTTTAGCTACACGCGTTATTCATTTCGGTCCTTCAGAGCTCATCTGGGAATGTCACGAATGTACAGTGTGTCAATGTCGTGATGGCGACATCCTAAATACTCAAACACCTTGCATTGCTTCCCAGAATCTCAATAAACAGATCAATCATATCTCACATCCAAAGTCGTATTTCGGAGCGAGTGCCCTGAGCTTTCAAGCGGAGCAGGAGGTACAAATACGATGGCACCGTCTCGTCGAAGAATACAGCAAACTGCACATGTCGTACGAAAGAGATATCTACCCGGCCATATCAGGTTTGGCCCAAgtcttccacgcctgcttgAAGATGCAATACTGCGCTGGGCTTTGGAAAGAAAACTTAATTGGTGACATGGTCTGGCATCCAGAACCAAAATACAGGGATGAATCCTCTTGGTCGAAAAGACCAAGGCATTGGCGAGCGCCAACTTGGTCATGGGCGTCTATCACGTCGCCTGTGAAATATCTATCCGATTCAAGCGGGCTCACATCTTTTTGCAGCTTGGTCGATGCTAGATGTGTTCCATCGGGGCAAGACCCAATGGGGCAGCTTGTTTGCGCCGAGGCATTAATTCGTTCTCATGTTATCAAAACTACATTTACATACAGGACCTGGAACGAGCAGACATCGAAGTCGCCATGGAACCTGTTTGACTTGGAGCTAGCAAGGGGACGCATAGCTAATGTTTGGGCTGACTACGATTGTTCTTTGCCAGGGGCCGATTATTTACCGCCCAGCAGCGAAATCCTTGTCATTGTTCTAGGGGAAAAGATGTCTTCTAAAGCTCTAGAAGCATTGCTACTAGTGCCAGGTGATGTTTCTCCCGGCCAGTATGAGCGTTATGAACGCATTGGCCTTGTGGAGTTCTCAAGGCCACCGGGGCTTATGGGCGAAGGACTTGACCCCTGGCTGAAATACCTGTCATGTAGAAGTGAACAAATAGAGATTCGCCTCGTGTAG
- a CDS encoding fungal transcriptional regulatory protein (similar to Metarhizium robertsii ARSEF 23 XP_007825101.2) gives MAVPTVRDCRFPAYDQLRLDLVLAQKQENTPSMRKDSTVTAHFDLAMPAEQPKFDVLERGQAVNGVAEEQQNAKMSNVFENGTAGAENRQPSQHMAGISPGSAESRDIGDTVDSLSWLFSTTLPSYNRTLRLVKTYFRLIHPLRCFGFIHRPSWMQCFEDQSQKDRNNNAVLLMMCALGAKFYAVATPKSQRRGASYALRAGTQWAQRAKQLLFMSLNSPNPETIMAAILLHEHELRVGNYSSAFMITGLAVRLVQGLQLNVEPMSVQPRPESKMAPETFLESCRRIMWSVYVMDSWVGSGVDELTMIHEKNIRIRLPSDETDFTLETTKATTAPMFPLDEQSISQSGELDVAAHFVLLLGLRKKVLRLVKHLDESQPPWSQDSEFSLVCQSLSQWADCLPKSLQFDRSAIQKRKISNQHGALMLLHLTYHQTMCDLTRIGMPELFRIRAPFQFPPDKADFVERVQNACFDNCIAVTNVFREALHHGLEGFADTWLCVVAHDSLRVVVHYLSKRLGTPARHEDNVLRDMTVEGVGANLRVLEKLIPLQALAKPLHASALATITAAGIEVPSTLPGTVDGSELSNEEPGPRAPSPAPHTPEYVLNPLAIYRMARQDIRQHEKKPSASNEDPPPETDLPSPQHVPPAPPISSDMDILHETNDVAQSEIGYYNGQILDAFDLPLSFDGLQAYMSLPPLLSQYSDMGLGRADADAGFGFGDSAQTSGFGASNYNTGVGETTDMQYGGPHQVWMG, from the exons ATGGCTGTGCCAACTGTGCGAGATTGCAGATTCCCTGCCTACGACCAGTTACGCCTAGATCTAGTACTAGCTCAGAAGCAAGAGAACACGCCGTCAATGCGGAAAGATTCCACCGTCACCGCACATTTCGATCTTGCAATGCCTGCCGAACAGCCAAAGTTCGATGTTCTGGAGAGAGGCCAGGCTGTGAACGGTGTCGCagaagagcagcaaaatGCGA AGATGTCGAATGTCTTTGAGAACGGCACCGCGGGTGCTGAAAATCGGCAGCCGAGTCAACACATGGCCGGTATATCACCTGGCTCGGCGGAGAGCAGAGATATTGGAGACACAGTAGACTCGTTGAGCTG GCTCTTTTCCACGACACTTCCATCTTACAATCGCACATTACGTCTGGTCAAGACTTATTTCAGGCTCATACATCCCCTTCGATGCTTTGGCTTTATCCACCGACCTTCATGGATGCAGTGTTTTGAAGATCAGTCACAGAAAGATCGTAACAACAATGCAGTACTACTAATGATGTGCGCCCTGGGAGCAAA ATTCTATGCCGTCGCAACACCCAAATCTCAACGCCGGGGAGCGTCATATGCTCTCCGAGCTGGCACCCAATGGGCACAAAGGGCGAAACAGTTGCTGTTTATGAGCCTAAATAGCCCCAACCCGGAGACCATCATG GCCGCGATCCTACTACATGAACACGAACTCCGCGTTGGAAACTACTCATCCGCCTTTATGATAACCGGTCTCGCAGTTCGCTTGGTGCAGGGTTTGCAACTCAACGTGGAACCGATGTCGGTCCAGCCTAGACCTGAATCGAAAATGGCACCAGAAACGTTTCTCGAATCTTGCCGTCGAATCATGTGGAGTGTCTATGTCATGGATTCCTGGGTCGGCAGTGGTGTAGATGAACTTACCATGATTCACGAGAAGAACATCAGAATCCGGTTGCCATCTGACGAGACCGACTTCACGCTCGAAACCACAAAAGCTACAACAGCACCTATGTTCCCCCTGGATGAACAGTCAATCTCTCAAAGTGGCGAGTTGGATGTCGCAGCGCAttttgttctgttgctgGGGTTGCGTAAAAAGGTCTTAAG ACTTGTAAAACACCTCGACGAGTCACAGCCGCCATGGTCCCAAGACTCCGAATTCTCGCTCGTCTGCCAATCTTTAAGCCAGTGGGCAGACTGTCTCCCGAAAAGTCTTCAGTTCGATCGATCAGCTATTCAAAAGCGCAAAATATCCAACCAGCACGGCGCACTGATGCTTCTCCATCTGACTTACCACCAAACCATGTGCGATCTCACCCGTATAGGCATGCCTGAACTTTTCCGCATCCGAGCACCTTTCCAGTTCCCCCCTGACAAGGCCGACTTTGTTGAGAGAGTTCAAAATGCTTGCTTCGATAACTGCATTGCGGTGACGAATGTTTTCAGGGAGGCACTGCATCATGGACTGGAAGGGTTTGCGGATACATGGCTTTGCGTAGTTGCTCATGATTCACTTCGCGTTGTGGTGCACTATTTGAGCAAGAGATTGGGAACGCCAGCAAGACATGAAGATAATGTACTCCGGGACATGACTGTTGAAGGTGTTGGTGCGAATTTGAGGGTTCTGGAAAAGCTGATTCCATTGCAAGCTCTTGCGAAGCCATTG CATGCTTCGGCTTTAGCCACGATAACAGCAGCAGGAATTGAAGTTCCATCAACATTACCCGGAACCGTAGACGGATCAGAACTGTCCAATGAAGAGCC TGGCCCAAGAGCACCCAGTCCAGCGCCGCATACACCAGAATACGTCCTCAACCCTCTCGCCATATACCGCATGGCTCGTCAAGACATCCGCCAACACGAGAAGAAGCCCAGCGCATCCAACGAAGATCCTCCGCCAGAAACAGACCTACCGTCTCCTCAACATGTTCCTCCTGCACCACCTATATCCTCTGACATGGACATCCTACATGAAACCAATGACGTGGCGCAATCCGAAATCGGCTACTACAACGGCCAGATTCTCGATGCGTTCGACCTACCCTTGAGTTTCGACGGACTTCAAGCATACATGAGCTTACCACCACTGTTGAGCCAGTACAGTGACATGGGACTTGGCCGAGCAGATGCTGATGCagggtttgggtttggcgACTCAGCTCAGACATCTGGTTTCGGGGCATCAAATTACAATACAGGGGTAGGCGAGACTACCGACATGCAGTACGGCGGACCTCACCAAGTTTGGATGGGTTGA
- a CDS encoding sugar transporter (similar to Cordyceps militaris CM01 XP_006667356.1), with protein MVRTFTNLYFICGLATLGGLLQGFDVSSLSAILATPQYKEYFSKPDSVTQGGITASMAGGSLLGALLASWTGDRVGRRDSMAIACVIFICGSILMSAVQNRAMLIVARIVNGFAVGMLTSQGPIYIAELSPAKRRGQLISLQQWMITWGILIMYYISYGTSFIQSTASFRLPWGLQMIPAMALLACIPFMPRSPRWLAKKDRWEEALETLASVRSGGDRMNAEVLAEMQEIRERVQLEEQYNSTSWMELFTSRNIIRVHVGIFAHVWAQYSGTNAFMYYITFLFQMAGLSGTNNLTISSIQYIINTVMTVPALLFIDKLPRRKVMMSGSLLMAILLFIGGAVMATQGHPVPGGLKGSPTITWVIEGGAASKAIIVCSYLFIATFACTWGPMGWIYPSEIIPLYIRSKAVSLATLFNWGCNFSLTFFTPPAFQNIQWRFYMIFASFCLAAFVHVFLFFQETQGKTLEEMNDIFDNNTFAFGKIKVPEERFEDLVEKAQQKFAPDGKAIAEA; from the exons ATGGTTCGGACATTTACTAATTTATACTTTATATGCGGGTTGGCAACTTTGGGGGGGTTGCTGCAGGGTTTCGatgtttcttctctttctgcTATTTTAGCTACACCACAG TACAAAGAGTACTTTTCGAAACCTGACTCTGTCACCCAGGGGGGAATCACTGCCTCTATGGCTGGTGGTTCCCTCCTCGGagccttgcttgcttcttggaCTGGAGATCGTGTCGGCCGTCGCGAttccatggccattgcaTGCGTCATCTTCATTTGTGGATCAATCCTTATGAGTGCTGTGCAGAACCGGGCCATGCTCATTGTGGCGCGAATTGTTAATGGGTTTGCTGTCGGTATGCTTACAAGTCAAGG ACCGATTTACATTGCCGAACTCAGCCCGGCCAAGCGACGTGGTCAGCTTATTTCCCTGCAGCAGTGGATGATTACATGGGGC ATCTTGATCATGTATTACATATCGTATGGAACCTCGTTCATCCAGTCGACTGCCTCATTCCGACTTCCTTGGGGGCTGCAGATGATCCCGGCTATGGCCCTCCTAGCCTGCATCCCGTTCATGCCCAGGTCTCCCCGTTGGTTAGCCAAGAAAGATCGTTGGGAAGAAGCACTCGAAACGCTTGCTTCCGTTCGATCTGGCGGAGATAGAATGAATGCAGAAGTCCTCGCCGAGATGCAAGAAATCAGGGAGCGTGTTCA GTTGGAAGAACAATATAATTCTACCAGCTGGATGGAGCTGTTTACCTCACGAAACATTATCCGTGTCCACGTCGGAATCTTTGCACATGTCTGGGCTCAATATTCCG GTACCAACGCATTCATGTACTACATCACATTTCTGTTCCAGATGGCTGGTCTATCGGGCacaaacaacttgaccaTTTCCAGCATCCAATACATTATCAACACGGTGATGACTGTCCCTGCACTACTATTTATCGACAAATTACCTCGCCGCAAAGTAATGATGTCGGGCAGTTTGCTCATGGCCATCCTGTTGTTCATTGGCGGCGCAGTTATGGCAACTCAGGGACATCCAGTACCAGGAGGTCTCAAGGGTAGCCCGACAATTACCTGGGTCATCGAGGGCGGAGCTGCTAGCAAGGCCATTATCGTGTGCAGTTACTTGTTCATTGCAACATTTGCGTGTACTTGGGG ACCCATGGGTTGGATTTATCCTTCTGAGATCATCCCGCTATACATCCGTTCCAAGGCAGTTTCACTAGCGACGCTCTTCAACTGGGGGTGCAACTTTAGTCTCACCTTCTTTACACCTCCAGCATTCCAAAACATCCAGTGGCGGTTCTACATGATCTTTGCATCGTTTTGCCTGGCGGCATTTGTCCACGtgttccttttcttccaGGAGACACAGGGTAAGACGTTGGAAGAGATGAATGACATTTTCGACAATAATACATTTGCGTTTGGCAAAATTAAGGTGCCAGAGGAGCGGTTCGAGGATTTAGTGGAGAAAGCGCAACAGAAGTTTGCGCCAGATGGAAAGGCCATTGCCGAGGCATGA